The following proteins come from a genomic window of Musa acuminata AAA Group cultivar baxijiao chromosome BXJ1-7, Cavendish_Baxijiao_AAA, whole genome shotgun sequence:
- the LOC103991903 gene encoding exocyst complex component EXO70H1-like: protein MMRQTLRSLLSRKSFGRRSNHDLPASSSSSDVSMMEEKVARAEAIIAKWDPDASAYAKITSLFYESRSEAHRFLAEVSDLQRTMLAFVAAAGPARLSHPCLVRAQTLMQAAMRRLVKEFYQILAANRDLLDPESVSVRSAHSSVSEEPDYDSWEYRSPEEEALAAGESISKVERAAAIAMADLRAIADTMVSAGYSKECVTTYQTLRKCIVDEGLCRLGFERLSLAHVLKLDWAMLELKVRSWLGASRVALRTLFHGEHVLLDHVFAGSDTVREALFAYIAGDAALHFLSFPVSVAKSKRSPEKLFRLLDLYDTIVELWPEIELVFSFESTAVVRAQALGSLSKLAETARATLADFESAILRESSRLAVPGGGVHPMTRYTMNYISLLADYESSLAEIFADCPLQTPSPIPDFFLDTSQAPAVHPPASCPSSPGTTTSSYISAVAEKLAWLVFALLCKLDGKTETYQDVGLSYLFLANNLQYIVSKVRSCQLLELLGEEWVARHAAKARQHAAGYGRVAWGRMAAGVPKGEVSAGEAGEWIRAFIAALEAACATQAGWVVTDPGMREEVREAVRGMVVPAFRGFYARWHPVIEDVAVASYSPDDVREQLGKLFSGSGSGSGPNRSKVSSRTA from the coding sequence ATGATGAGACAAACGTTGCGAAGCCTCCTGTCGCGCAAATCCTTCGGCCGTCGCAGCAATCACGACCTCCCTGCTTCCTCGTCTTCGTCGGACGTGTCGATGATGGAGGAGAAGGTGGCGAGAGCTGAGGCAATCATCGCCAAATGGGACCCTGACGCCTCTGCCTACGCCAAGATCACTTCCCTTTTCTACGAAAGCCGCTCCGAGGCTCACCGCTTCCTTGCTGAGGTCTCCGACCTGCAGCGGACCATGCTCGCCTTCGTTGCGGCCGCCGGGCCCGCTCGCCTCTCCCACCCTTGCCTCGTCCGGGCGCAGACCCTCATGCAGGCCGCCATGCGTCGCCTTGTGAAGGAGTTCTACCAGATCCTTGCCGCTAACCGTGACCTCCTCGACCCCGAGTCCGTCTCCGTCCGCTCCGCCCACTCCAGCGTCTCCGAGGAGCCCGACTACGACTCCTGGGAGTACCGCTCGCCCGAGGAGGAGGCGCTCGCCGCTGGGGAGTCCATAAGCAAGGTCGAGCGCGCCGCCGCCATCGCCATGGCCGACCTCCGGGCCATCGCCGACACCATGGTCTCCGCCGGATACAGCAAGGAGTGCGTCACGACGTACCAAACCCTCCGCAAGTGCATTGTCGACGAGGGCCTCTGCCGCCTTGGCTTCGAGCGTCTCTCCCTCGCCCACGTCCTGAAGTTGGACTGGGCGATGCTCGAGCTAAAAGTCCGGTCTTGGCTTGGCGCCTCCAGGGTTGCCCTGAGGACCCTATTCCACGGCGAGCACGTCCTCCTCGACCACGTCTTCGCCGGCTCCGACACCGTCCGGGAGGCACTCTTCGCGTACATTGCGGGTGATGCCGCTCTCCACTTCCTCAGCTTCCCGGTGTCTGTCGCCAAGTCGAAGCGGTCACCTGAGAAGCTGTTCCGGCTCTTGGACCTGTACGACACCATCGTGGAGCTGTGGCCTGAGATCGAGCTCGTTTTCTCCTTCGAGTCCACCGCAGTAGTCCGGGCGCAGGCCCTCGGTTCTCTCTCCAAGCTCGCGGAGACAGCCCGCGCCACCCTCGCTGACTTCGAGTCGGCGATCCTGAGGGAATCCTCTCGGTTGGCGGTCCCCGGCGGAGGGGTCCATCCGATGACCCGCTACACCATGAACTACATCTCGCTGCTAGCCGATTACGAGTCCTCCCTCGCCGAGATCTTCGCCGACTGCCCCCTCCAGACCCCAAGCCCCATCCCGGATTTCTTCTTGGACACGTCTCAGGCGCCGGCGGTGCATCCTCCTGCCTCATGCCCATCTTCACCCggaaccaccacctcctcctacatCTCGGCGGTCGCCGAGAAGCTCGCGTGGCTCGTCTTCGCGCTGCTCTGCAAGCTCGACGGGAAAACGGAGACGTATCAGGACGTGGGTTTGTCCTACCTCTTCCTCGCGAACAACCTTCAGTACATAGTGAGCAAGGTACGGTCTTGCCAGCTGCTGGAGCTGCTGGGCGAGGAGTGGGTGGCACGGCACGCCGCGAAGGCGAGGCAGCACGCGGCGGGGTACGGGCGAGTGGCGTGGGGCAGGATGGCTGCGGGGGTTCCAAAGGGGGAGGTGTCGGCGGGGGAGGCGGGGGAGTGGATACGGGCGTTCATCGCGGCGCTGGAGGCGGCCTGCGCCACCCAGGCTGGGTGGGTGGTCACCGACCCAGGGATGCGGGAGGAGGTGAGGGAGGCGGTGCGAGGCATGGTGGTCCCGGCGTTCCGGGGGTTCTACGCGCGCTGGCATCCGGTGATTGAGGACGTTGCGGTGGCGTCGTACTCGCCCGACGATGTCCGTGAGCAGCTGGGGAAGCTCTTCTCCGGTTCCGGTTCCGGTTCGGGCCCGAACCGGTCCAAGGTGTCATCCCGGACCGCGTAA